The Leguminivora glycinivorella isolate SPB_JAAS2020 chromosome 1, LegGlyc_1.1, whole genome shotgun sequence genome includes a region encoding these proteins:
- the LOC125226841 gene encoding uncharacterized protein LOC125226841, with amino-acid sequence MDTLTSDMQEEAPWCMLFADDIVLVGEEGLEVQGRLAKWQQRLENVGLKISRSKTEYLYCNFGGLSAPVAMTLDGEILPTCSDFKYLGSLIQGNGEIDRAVQHRINAGWMKWRQHISQQILPN; translated from the exons ATGGACACTCTGACGTCGGACATGCAGGAAGAGGCACCCTGGTGCATGCTCTTTGCCGACGACATCGTGCTTGTCGGAGAAGAGGGACTCGAGGTACAAGGCAGGTTAGCGAAGTGGCAACAGAGGCTGGAAAATGTTGGCTTGAAGATCAGTAGATCCAAAACAGAGTATCTTTACTGTAACTTCGGCGGTCTTTCCGCCCCTGTTGCCATGACACTAGATGGCGAAATATTGCCTACCTGCTCGGATTTCAAGTACCTGGGTTCCCTCATTCAGGGAAATGGCGAGATCGACAGAGCAGTTCAGCACAGGATTAACgcaggatggatgaaatggcgacag CATATCAGTCAACAGATTCTACCGAACTAA